The Natrinema caseinilyticum genomic sequence GACGAGCCGCGACCTCGAGACGCCCGACGACGTCGTGGTGGCCCACGACGTCGAGGACGCAATCGAGGCCGCCGAAACGGCCGCTCGAGAGCGCCACGAGGGGACGGATCGCATCTTCGTCGCTGGCGGGGCGACCGTCTACGAGCAGTTCCTGCCCGCGATCGACCGCCTGATCGTCACCGAGGTCCACGACGAACCCGAGGGCGATACGCAGTTCCCGGACTGGGATCGGGACACGTGGGCGGAGACGGCTCGAGACGAACGGAACGGATTCACGTTCGTGGAATATGTTCGTTCGCGGTGACTCGAGCAACCCACGATCGAACGTCACGCCCAAGTATCACTTCCGACGACAATCGCGAATCGAGACGACTGACCGCTGCATCGTATTTGCCGGACTGTTCGGAGAAATCACCTGTTTTCCGGACAGAAACGTTCAGACTATGGGCGGTCTGAGGGTGAAACCGTCCGATAAACGCGCTCGAGGCCCAATTGACCGTCTCCGGGCTCGAGGAGAAAATCCGGTCCGGCGGTTCAGTCAATATCCGTTATTTTCTCTCGTTGTCTCCGGCCAAATGGGTTGATACCCGGTCCCGGTGCTGTCGTTTCGTGCGAGTAACGGCCGGTTCCGGTAACAGGCGGAGCGACTGGTTGATATCCACGATTTCGCCGGTCTATGGCCTGAAAGCCGTTATTTATGGCGGATAGATCACCGTAGATGGTGAAACGATCGCAGTCACTTTTACGACAATTCGGCCAACGGTCATGTGCCCCGAAGAGGGGATACCGAGTGAGAGACATGACAGACGAAAGCTACGAAAGCGGACGATCAGACGATTCGCGTCGCTCGTTCATGAAGAAGGGAGCAGCCGCTGCGAGCGCAGTCGCGCTTGGCACGGCAGCTACCGCTGGAACGGCGACTGCACAGGACAATAACCAGGCTCTGGTGTTCTCCTACGACTACTTCCCCAACAGCGACTTCACGGTCGTCTCCCAGCTTCAGCAGAGCACGACGGTCGATGTCCTGCAGGTCGACGAAGAAACGGTGTCTGAAATCTCCCAGCCCGACGATTACACCGGTTACGTTATCCGGTACGACCAGGGAGGCGACACCGCTGGCGTGACGACGTTCCTCTTCATGAGGAACGGAGGAATGAGCACGGGCGACAGCGGAACGCTCGGCACCGATGCCTCGATGTTCAGTTCCGAGTTGAACCTGCTCGAGACGACGACTGACGGCGGTAACGGCGGAGACGGCGGAATGGACGACGGCGGTAACGGCGGCGGTAATGGCGGCGGTAACGGCGGCGGTAACGGCGGAGACGGTGGTAACGGCGGCGGTAACTGATCCACCGCTAGACCGCTGACTCTGCAGGCCGATCGAAACGGCTTATTCTTCCTTTTCGCGCTGGACGATCGAGCGCTCGAACGCCGATCCGACGGTAATAGTCGAGGCCCCGGTTGGGCGTCGATTAGCCAATCGGCAGTACGAACCATCGGGCCCTCACGACCGTTCAGTGCGGTGAATTCAGGAGAATCCACGGTTCGTCACCGTCCTCTGATTGCCGCTCGCGATCCGTTCAAAATCGGTACTTCTCGAGCGTCGCTTCGCGAGCTGTGCTGAGTCACGGATGACCGGAGTAAACGCTGGTGTGATAGATGAGTGAAGGAGAAATAGAGTTCACAGATGGAGAGAACCGAACCGAGAAAGCTGAGATACGCCGTTCTAGGCGAATGCTGCTGCTCGTCAGGTCCCGCCCAAAGCCGCGGGCTGGGGTCCGTCCGAGGCCGATGCGTACGTTTCTGGCACACCGACGCCGTTCATCTTAATCTCCCAACTCCGCTCTAGCTCTTCCTCTAATGCGTGTCTAATCCAGTCAGAGAAGGTCTTGAACGTGAATTCCTCGGGCAGGTCGCGCCCGCCCCGCCGTGGGCGGGCGACGACCGCCCATCGAAGCACAAGCCAGAGGTTCTCCAACAAGAATCCAACCAAGACGAACGCAAAGCGGATGACTGGTTCCTGTGTCGTTGTTATTACCTGCGCTTGGCGGAATACACAGTAGCTCGTCTCGATCGCCGATCGTTTCCGATAGAATCGTTCGACCTGCTTGGGTGTGCAATCGGCCAGATCGCACGCCACATACCCTCGCACAACCTCCCCGTTTTTCCCTCGATCTCCGGCGTGATAGGACACAACGACCGCGTGCGGGAATTTTAGTTCCTGCTCGCGGTCTTTGTACATCCGATAGCTCGTCATGTACGAGCGCTGCGTGTCCAGTTTCTCTTTCATGCGTTTCCCCTTCTTTTGGACAGGAACGGCAGTAGCAGCAATTTCCCGAGAACGACGCAGGATACGTTCGTTGTAGAAACCACGATCAGCCAAGAGAAGCTCTATCTCGAAGGGATAGGCTTCGACGCGCTCGAGAACACGCTTGACCGCGTCGGCCACCTTCTCATCACTGCGGGCGTACGCCATGGCCAGCGTCACTGGCTTGCCGTTCGAGACGAGATACGTTGTATACCGGTGACACGTCGTCGTCCCGTCTTTGGCGTACATACGGCAGAGTTCGCCTTTGTCGTCGGCGTAGGTGCCATCCATGATAGGGGTTATCGACGAAGTCGATAGAGACGGTCCTCGACCGGTCAGGGTCGAGGATCGTCATCGCTAACTCTTGGAGAAGACGGCTAGCAATGCGTTCAAACCACTATCGGTTGAGCGTATGTAGCCAGTCCATGGCAGTATCGTCACAGACAGCGTTATCGTTACGTTTGCACGTCTCCCAGATGGAGGTCTGATTGACTGCTCCAAGAATGACGACCGCCCAGATATCGCCGGAATCGAGGGGCGGAGTGATCGAGGTTTGGTTTGAATACTCGTTTCGGAAGCGTTCGCTCGAGTTGCCGGATTCGAATAGCGTACCGACGCAGCCACGATTCAGAAGTGACGCAGACCACTCGAGCCCTCGATCCCCGGCAAGGGGAGTTGGCAGATGACGTCTTCCGCTACATCCTTCACGTCCGAGTCCGAAAGAGCGCCGTCTGGTTGAGGGGTTTTGAACACATTCACTTAACCAGCCATATTCCATATCAGATCAACGCTTTAGCACCAGCTCTCATACCGGTTGGGAAGTACCGAAAATACGGATTACCGTCTGACTCCGTTCCGTTCCCGAGGGAAGGGGCGCATAAAGAGGTGGAACGATCGAGATTGCTTATTGACGCGGCACCGATACATTCCATCGCCCCAGTACGGGGACAGAGTGAGAGACATGACGGACGAAAATTATGACGGCGAGAACGATAGAACCGAACAGTCGCTCCTAAAGAAGGGAACGATAGCCGCGGGCACGGCCGGTATCGCTACAGTCGGAGCGGCCGCAACTGCCACCGCACAGGATGACGACGATGACGACGGGCTGGTGTTCGCCTACAATTATTTTCCAGGAGAGAGCTGCGAAATCATCTCCTTGCTCCAGCAAAGCGCGACAGTCGACATCCTGCGAGTCGATGGGGATACGGTGTCGGAAATCTCCCAGCCCGACGATTATACCGGTTACGTGATCCGCTACGACAGGGGCGATGGCGATTCGTCCGGAACGACGACGTTCCTCTTTACGAGAGGGGACGATTTGAGCGAGGGCGATTCCGTGGAGATCGGCGAAGAAGCCGAGATGTTCAGCCCCGAACTCAACCTTCTCGGCGCAGACCTGGACTGAGATCCAACCGCTCGTCCAACATTTATCTGTCACGTAGTCCATCGGGAGAATGCTTCGGCGGGACCGCCTCTCCACGGAATCGCTCGTGAAATTGTCCCGCTTGAGGGTGAGCAACTTCCACGGATTGTCCCGGGTGAAACGGCGTGAATTCCAACGAACGTGAAGCGCGGACACGTGAAGCGCGGACGACCGACTGCGATGGTCCGGAATCGCCCCGTCGATCGAAAACTGTTACCGCTCCGCCGGCACCGAATACGATAGCGATCGAATCGACGCCCGGGTACGGACTCGGATTCGGACCGAGCGAGAATCTCGAAACGGCCGGACGAGAACCAGCGGTACAATCGGAAGCGGATGCCGACGAGCCCGTTTTGGTTCCCATTCGATCCTACCGACCCGATACTCGGTTTCGGGTCGTCGGCGCACTCCCCCAATCGCTGACCGTTCAGTTGCTCCGATTGCCGTCCGGTGGAACAGTCTCCGTTCTTACCCGACCCGACGAGTACAGCGGATACGTTACCCGTTCGACGGTCGGTGATAGGATCACCAGTTCTTTCTTACTCGTTTTCACGAAGGGGTCACTCGAGTCCAGCGCGGTGTACAGGTTCGGTTCGGACGGACTAATGTTTAGCACCAGGTTGAACCTCATTCAGACGTCCGTCCGCCGCGTCAGCATCGCTGGCCAGGGATCGGCCGGCGGGTTGTCTGACATCTAACAATAACGGACGGTCCCGACCAGCTAACCGAGCAAAGGTAAGGGTCATGCACGGTCGGTGCGGGCAATGCGGGCAATACACATCCCCGTGGCGTGAGCTCACAGAATAGTCGGTAGAACGCCCCGAGAGCTCCTGTCCGACAAATGAAGGGTATTGATGGGGTCTATGCCCTATTCTCGACGGTTTCAAAACCCCCGGGTCCCAAGTCAAGTTATGCCAACTGACGACTACTCGGACGCGATCCGGGAGTTCGAACACGACGGCGAGACGTACAAGATGGCTGACCTCACAGTTCTCGAGGACGAGGGACTCTGTGATCTGGACTCGCTGCCGGTAAGCATCCGGATCCTGCTCGAGTCGGTGTTGCGAAACGCCGACGGCGAGACGATCGATGCCGACGCCGTCCGCGCGGCGGCCTCGTGGGAACCCGACGTGCCGGACGCCGAGGTCCCGTTTACGGTCTCGCGGGTCGTCCTGCAGGACCTGACGGGCGTGCCGGCGGTCGTCGACCTCGCGGCGCTGCGATCGGCGGCCGACCGCAAGGGCGTCGACCCGACGGTCGTCGAGCCCGAAGTCCCCTGTGACCTCGTGATCGACCACAGCGTGCAGGTCGACCACTTCGGGAGCGAGGACGCCTACGAGAAGAACGTCGAGATCGAGTACGAGCGCAACGAGGAGCGCTATCGCGCGATCAAGTGGGCCCAGCAGGCGTTCGACGAATTCAACGTCGTTCCGCCGGGAACGGGCATCGTCCACCAGGTCAACTTAGAGCACCTCGGCCGCGTCGTCCACGACCGCGAGGTCGACGGCGAGCAGTGGCTCGTCCCCGACACGCTCGTCGGCACCGACAGTCACACCCCGATGATCGGCGGTATCGGCGCCGTCGGCTGGGGCGTCGGTGGCATCGAGGCCGAGGCCGCGCTGCTCGGCCAGCCGATCAACATGAGTCTGCCGGAAGTCGTCGGCGTCCGCCTCTCGGGCGACCTCCCCGACGGTGCGACGGCGACCGACCTCGTGCTTCACATCACCGAGAAGCTCCGCCAGGTCGGCGTCGTCGACAAGTTCGTCGAGTTCTTCGGCCCCGGCGTCTCGCAGCTGTCGGTCGCCGACCGCGCGACGATTTCGAACATGGCCCCCGAGCAGGGCTCGACGATCAGCATGTTCCCCGTCGACGAGAAGACCCTCGAGTACCTCGAACTGACGGGTCGCGACCCCGACCACATCGACCTCGTCCGCGAGTACCTCGAGGCCCAGGGCCTGTTCGGCGAACAGGACCCCGAGTTCACCGAGGTCGTCGAATTCGACCTCGGCGACGTCGAACCCAGCCTCGCGGGCCACAAGAAGCCCCACGCCCGCATCCCGATGGGCGACCTGGACGAGCACTTCCCGACGCTGCTCGAGCAGGAGGGCGTCATCCCCTCTGGCGCCGCCGAGAGCGACGGCGGACTCGTCGCAGAGAACACGCCTCAACTCGACGAGAAGGTCCCGGTCGAACTCGACGACGGCACCGAAGTCGAGATCGGCCACGGCGACATCCTCGTCAGCGCGATCACGTCCTGTACGAACACCTCGAACCCGTCGGTGATGGTCGCGGCCGGCCTGCTGGCACGCAACGCGGCCGAGCAGGGACTCGAGGTGCCCGAGTACGTCAAGACCAGCCTCGCACCCGGGAGCCGGGTCGTCACGGAGTACTTGAAGCGTGCGGAGCTGCTCGACGACCTGGAGGAACTCGGCTACCACGTCGTCGGCTACGGCTGTACGACCTGCATCGGTAACGCCGGCCCGCTGCCGGAGCCGGTCGAGGAGGCCATCGACGAGTACGACCTCTGGACCACGAGCGTCCTCTCGGGCAACCGCAACTTCGAAGCCCGCATCCACCCGAAGATCAAGGCCAATTACCTCGCCAGCCCGCCGCTGGTCGTCGCCTACGGCCTCGCGGGGCGGATGGACATCGACCTCGAGAACGAACCGATCGGTACCAACGACGACGGCGAGGCGGTCTACCTCGAGGACGTCTGGCCGGACACCGAGGAAGTCCGCGAGACGATCCACGACAGCATCTCGCCCGAGATGTTCGAAGAGAAGTACGCGAGCATCTACGAGGGCGACGAGCGCTGGGAGGCCCTCGACGCCCCGACCGGCGAGGTCTACGACTGGGACTCCGAGTCGACGTACATCCGCGAGCCGCCGTTCTTCCAGGACTTCCCGCTCGAGGAACCCGGCGTCGACAACGTCGAGGACGCCCGCGCGCTGCTCACGCTCGGCGACACCGTGACGACCGATCACATCAGCCCCGCCGGGCCGTTCGGCGAGGACCTGCCCGCCGGCCAGTGGCTCAAAGAACGCGGCGTCGAACCCTACGAGTTCAACACCTACGGCTCCCGGCGCGGCAACCACGAGGTCATGATGCGTGGCACCTTCGCGAACGTCCGCATCGAGAACCAACTGCTCGACGGCGTCGAAGGCGGCTACACCATCCACCACCCGACCGGCGACGAGACGACCGTCTTCGAGGCCTCCGAGCGCTACCGCGAGGACGACACGCCGCTGATCGTCATGGCCGGCGAGGAACTCGGGACCGGCTCGAGCCGTGACTGGGCCGCGAAGGGGACCGACCTGCTCGGCATCCGAGCGACCATCGGCAAGAGCTACGAGCGGATCTACCGCGACAATCTCATCGGCATGGGCGTCCTGCCCCTGCAGTTCGAAGACGGCGAGGGCTGGGAGGAACTCGGCCTCGAGGGCGACGAGTACTTCCAGATCGAAGGCCTCGAGGACGGCCTCGAGCCCAACGCCGAACTGACCGTGACCGCCGAGGACGACGACGGCGAGGTCACCGAGTTCGACGTGATCGCACAGGTCGACACGCCGATGGCGGTCGAGTACGTCGAGAACGGCGGCGTCCTGCACCTCGTGCTGCGACGACTGCTCACCGAGGAACTCTAAGCGGACGGAGACGGACTCGAGGGACGCGGTTTATTTTCGGACTCGAAGGGTTTGGAAAACGACGATCGTTTTATATCCGAAGGAACTATCGTCCGTGTCGATAACACTCGGTCCTTCGAATCAAGCGGGCCCTCAGTACTCCTCGACGTCCACGATCGCCTTCGTTTTCTTGTGAGTGAGATCGCCGTCGCCGGAGACGATCGGCGCATCGAGTTCGCGTCCGACCGCAGCGATCAGCGCGTCTGGACCGTCCAGATACGGCCCACCTGGTTCGATTTTATCTGCGATCCGTCCCGCCGTGGCTGCCGTTCGCTGGTCGACGGGGTGAACGTCTGTCCACGCCAGGTCCGCACGGGCGTCATCGACATCTCCGTTCGGAAGATTGCCCTCTCCGACGAGGACCTCCGCGAGTGCTGGAACCGGGACGATCCATCGAATCTCGTCGCCGCCGTTCTCTTCGTAGAACGCGTGTGTCGCCTCGACGCCGTCGAGATAGTCGATCAGAAACGTCGCGTCGAGGACCTTCATGAACCGTCATTTGCGCGCTCGCGCATTCGTTGCTTCCGCTTTTCTTTCGATTTTCGGCGCCGTTCACGGACCTGGTCGGCCTCCTCGTCCGACCACCGTCCGAACCCGTCGTAAAAGTCTCCGGTATCCGTCTCGTCGAGAATTCGCTCGAGGGCGTCGTTATAACTCTCATCGGCCCGCTGACGCCGTTCGATCTTTCGCTTCACCGACTTGCTCACTCGGATCTGTTCGTCTGCGACTCCCATCGCGTTGACGTTGGCGTTGACGCTACTTTTTCCTTTGGTTCACGGGGCAGAACGGCCGTCGGCACATGTCTTCATACTACTATCACGGAATCCCGTATAGTCTCCATCGTCGACGTCTGGTTCGCTTCGTTTCCGGGGAGAGCGGTACCTGATTCGAGGCCGATGTCACCGAGGACTACCGGCCACATGAGTCACCCGTCGGTCGACCTCGAAATCCTGCGAGTAGCACGGTCATCTGCTTCTAATCGTTCGTACGCCTCGAGCGTCTCCGCTATGTTCCGAATCGCCGGCTCGAGCGACAGCGGCTCGACGAGGTGGCCGTCGGTCGTCCGAACGGCGACGAGGAGGTCCTCGAGGCGGACGCGCGTGTGGTAGTCTGCGTCCGCCGTCACGCCTGATCGGCCTCCGTGTGGTGACTCGAGTTGGCGGTCGTCTGTGCGTCCGAAACCGTTTCGTATGTTTGCGGTCGAATTCTCATTGTCCTGAGCAAGGACACAGGTCGGGTGCTCTACCACCCGGCCGAGTACCGTTTCGCACGGTATTTCTGTGCCCTATTTCGAAGTACACGTTACCCTTCTTCAAACTTTCTAATAACGCTAGAAAATACTCTCGGATAGAATTTTTTAATAATGTTATTGATAACACCCTTGGTAACGTGGTGAGTATCGCTTCACAACCGGCGATGAACGAAGCGTACGATCCGACAACGAACGAAGAGGATGTCCTCGAAATTCTCGAGGAGGGGCGGGCAACGCCGAAGTATCTCAAAGAACGGACGAATCTCAACGACCAACAGATCAACTACGCTCTCAACCAATTGATCGCCGCCGGATGGGTAAATAAGGTCACGACCGGTCTGTACGAACTCGAAGGCGATCCACGAAACGAGTGACCAGAGCGATTTTTCGAGGCTCGATCGCTGTTCGCACCCTCTCTGTGTGAGTGATCCACAGCGTACCCGATACGGGTCAACCATGCGCCCCGGTTGAATACGAGACGACTGGACATGGTCAACGAGCAATATACGCCGACCGAGAAGGACGAGCAAATTCTCGAGGCACTGAAAGGCGGCCGCGATCGCGGCGACCCGTGGGGCCGTGCGAACCCCCGGTGGTTGATGGACGAAACCGGACTTTCGAAGAGTAACGTCGAATTCTGCCTTCGGAGTCTCCGAGACGCCGGATGGATCCACCGACCCTCGAGGGGACTCTACGAACTCGTCGAGGATCCGAGAGAGGAAAACCCAAACTGAAAGACATTTTCAAAGGTGGGTTGTTTCCACATGTATAATTAGTTGAAAATAGGAAACCAATCACGATGCCTGTCTTCGAGGTCTCACGGTGACTCACTAAAATAATTTTTGTGAGTGCGCGTGAAATATACAGCTATGGAGCCGAATGTTCTGACAGCCACCTACATCGTCCTCCCCGCGTTCGCCATTCTGTACCTCTGCTACATGGTTTTGCGATACGACCCGGAAGAGAAAGACAGGTGGCGGTTCGGTATCTCTATTCTGTTAGTATTGTCTACCTCGATGATCGTATCAGATGAATTGTCTATCCTGCTGTTCGACGGTGGCGGTGCTCTCGGACGACTCGACCGGATCGGGGTCGTCAGCGCCGGAATCTACTGGCTCTCCGTCTTCGGCTTTGTGCTCTTGAGTGGCCATCGGCTACTGGTGGGAAACGGCAATGACAGCACCGAGCACCGGGGCTGACAGTGCCGTACTCGTCGGTCCGAGGGTGGTCTCGCCGTCGACACCGTGGGGAGTTGTTTCCCCGTGCTCGAGGGAACGATACCCTTCGAAAATCTCCACGCAGAGGTCGGATCGGGAGCGGTCGGACATCGACCTTTTACAACCACCACCCGTACACACGCACATGACCGACCCCACGTCACGCAATCGGCTCGAGGAGGAGCAGAGTCCCTACCTGCGCCAGCACGCCGACAATCCGGTCAACTGGCAGCCGTGGGACGAGCAGGCCCTCGAGGCAGCGAGGGAACGGGACGTGCCAATCTTCCTCTCGATCGGCTACTCGGCGTGTCACTGGTGTCACGTCATGGAAGCGGAGAGTTTCGCCGACGAGGAGATCGCCGAGGTGCTAAACGAGAACTTCGTGCCGATCAAGGTCGACCGCGAGGAGCGCCCGGACGTCGACAGCATCTACATGGCCGTGTGCCAGTTGGTCCGCGGGCAGGGCGGCTGGCCGCTTTCCGCGTGGCTCACCCCCGAGGGCAAGCCGTTTTTCGTCGGGACCTACTTCCCGAAGGAGGGCCAGCGCGGCCAGCCCGGCTTTCGCGACCTGCTCTCTCGCATCAGCGACTCCTGGGCGAGCGAGGACGACCGCGAGGAGATGGAACACCGCGCCGAGCAGTGGACCGAGGCGGCGAGAGACCGACTCGAGGAGACGCCCGACGCCGC encodes the following:
- a CDS encoding winged helix-turn-helix domain-containing protein, with protein sequence MVNEQYTPTEKDEQILEALKGGRDRGDPWGRANPRWLMDETGLSKSNVEFCLRSLRDAGWIHRPSRGLYELVEDPREENPN
- a CDS encoding dihydrofolate reductase is translated as MTDGDAPVSPPGRELVGIVAVADNGVIGADGEMPWHLPADLEHFKETTMNHPVIMGRVTYEGILEALGTPLPGRTTVVLTSRDLETPDDVVVAHDVEDAIEAAETAARERHEGTDRIFVAGGATVYEQFLPAIDRLIVTEVHDEPEGDTQFPDWDRDTWAETARDERNGFTFVEYVRSR
- a CDS encoding SH3 domain-containing protein, with amino-acid sequence MTDESYESGRSDDSRRSFMKKGAAAASAVALGTAATAGTATAQDNNQALVFSYDYFPNSDFTVVSQLQQSTTVDVLQVDEETVSEISQPDDYTGYVIRYDQGGDTAGVTTFLFMRNGGMSTGDSGTLGTDASMFSSELNLLETTTDGGNGGDGGMDDGGNGGGNGGGNGGGNGGDGGNGGGN
- the acnA gene encoding aconitate hydratase AcnA, producing MPTDDYSDAIREFEHDGETYKMADLTVLEDEGLCDLDSLPVSIRILLESVLRNADGETIDADAVRAAASWEPDVPDAEVPFTVSRVVLQDLTGVPAVVDLAALRSAADRKGVDPTVVEPEVPCDLVIDHSVQVDHFGSEDAYEKNVEIEYERNEERYRAIKWAQQAFDEFNVVPPGTGIVHQVNLEHLGRVVHDREVDGEQWLVPDTLVGTDSHTPMIGGIGAVGWGVGGIEAEAALLGQPINMSLPEVVGVRLSGDLPDGATATDLVLHITEKLRQVGVVDKFVEFFGPGVSQLSVADRATISNMAPEQGSTISMFPVDEKTLEYLELTGRDPDHIDLVREYLEAQGLFGEQDPEFTEVVEFDLGDVEPSLAGHKKPHARIPMGDLDEHFPTLLEQEGVIPSGAAESDGGLVAENTPQLDEKVPVELDDGTEVEIGHGDILVSAITSCTNTSNPSVMVAAGLLARNAAEQGLEVPEYVKTSLAPGSRVVTEYLKRAELLDDLEELGYHVVGYGCTTCIGNAGPLPEPVEEAIDEYDLWTTSVLSGNRNFEARIHPKIKANYLASPPLVVAYGLAGRMDIDLENEPIGTNDDGEAVYLEDVWPDTEEVRETIHDSISPEMFEEKYASIYEGDERWEALDAPTGEVYDWDSESTYIREPPFFQDFPLEEPGVDNVEDARALLTLGDTVTTDHISPAGPFGEDLPAGQWLKERGVEPYEFNTYGSRRGNHEVMMRGTFANVRIENQLLDGVEGGYTIHHPTGDETTVFEASERYREDDTPLIVMAGEELGTGSSRDWAAKGTDLLGIRATIGKSYERIYRDNLIGMGVLPLQFEDGEGWEELGLEGDEYFQIEGLEDGLEPNAELTVTAEDDDGEVTEFDVIAQVDTPMAVEYVENGGVLHLVLRRLLTEEL
- a CDS encoding MarR family transcriptional regulator, which encodes MSIASQPAMNEAYDPTTNEEDVLEILEEGRATPKYLKERTNLNDQQINYALNQLIAAGWVNKVTTGLYELEGDPRNE
- a CDS encoding calcium-binding protein, yielding MTDENYDGENDRTEQSLLKKGTIAAGTAGIATVGAAATATAQDDDDDDGLVFAYNYFPGESCEIISLLQQSATVDILRVDGDTVSEISQPDDYTGYVIRYDRGDGDSSGTTTFLFTRGDDLSEGDSVEIGEEAEMFSPELNLLGADLD
- a CDS encoding PIN domain-containing protein: MKVLDATFLIDYLDGVEATHAFYEENGGDEIRWIVPVPALAEVLVGEGNLPNGDVDDARADLAWTDVHPVDQRTAATAGRIADKIEPGGPYLDGPDALIAAVGRELDAPIVSGDGDLTHKKTKAIVDVEEY
- a CDS encoding antitoxin VapB family protein → MGVADEQIRVSKSVKRKIERRQRADESYNDALERILDETDTGDFYDGFGRWSDEEADQVRERRRKSKEKRKQRMRERANDGS